From one Ignavibacteria bacterium genomic stretch:
- a CDS encoding IS66 family transposase: MSLALQHLTHEELVKLLEQRENKIAKQEARIFDLEFHNEQLRRLIFGATRERFISDTPVNQLPLPLHVDEDAVAATVAEATERIAYERRVAKQKNHPGRNELPSHLPVEVTVIEPSEDVSAMMRIGEEVSDVLELTPASLFIKRTVRPKYAPVSTDDDRVRIIIADAPRGPFEKCKAGPNLIVTIIINKYIDHLPIDRQLKSLSKLGAEIAPSTVTSWLDLASENLRPLYAVMRQLIVNAGYLQVDETGLAVQDRTKSGTTHKGFLWGYHALIQRLVYFEYQRGRGHLHCRAMLSDFKGYLQTDDYHVYHRHKARDGVTGVACMAHARRKFEQALTTDRDRASMAMTFIQQIYAVEREARDGGLSYAARKELRLEKALPLLNALGAWLAREVQKTLPKSPIGNAIRYAMRLWDDLLAYLYDGQLEIDNNLMENAIRPIALGRKNWLFAGSHDAAENIAMYRSFFATCVLNNIDPHKWLRYVLDHINTTAPAQYHSLLPNFIDPELVR, encoded by the coding sequence ATGAGTTTAGCGCTGCAGCACCTCACCCACGAAGAGCTTGTCAAGCTCCTGGAGCAGCGTGAGAACAAGATCGCAAAACAAGAAGCTCGCATCTTCGATCTCGAGTTCCACAACGAGCAATTGCGGCGCCTGATCTTTGGCGCCACGCGCGAGCGCTTCATCAGCGACACACCTGTCAATCAGTTGCCGCTGCCACTGCACGTCGACGAAGACGCCGTAGCGGCAACGGTCGCAGAAGCCACCGAGAGGATCGCCTACGAGCGCCGCGTAGCCAAGCAGAAGAATCATCCAGGTCGCAACGAATTGCCATCGCACTTGCCGGTCGAAGTGACCGTGATCGAGCCGTCGGAAGATGTCTCGGCGATGATGCGGATCGGCGAAGAGGTGAGCGACGTACTTGAACTCACGCCGGCCTCACTGTTCATCAAGCGTACGGTTCGTCCGAAGTATGCCCCTGTGTCGACGGATGATGACCGCGTGCGTATCATTATCGCAGACGCTCCACGGGGACCGTTTGAGAAGTGCAAGGCCGGACCGAACCTGATCGTCACGATCATCATCAACAAATACATTGATCATCTTCCGATCGACCGCCAACTAAAGAGTCTGTCGAAGCTGGGCGCTGAGATCGCGCCGTCGACGGTGACCTCCTGGCTGGACCTGGCTTCCGAGAACCTGCGGCCGCTCTATGCCGTCATGCGGCAGCTGATCGTCAATGCCGGTTATCTCCAGGTTGACGAGACGGGCTTGGCCGTACAAGACCGCACCAAGAGCGGCACCACGCACAAGGGTTTCTTGTGGGGATATCATGCGCTGATACAGCGGCTCGTGTACTTTGAATATCAACGAGGCCGTGGGCATTTGCACTGTCGCGCCATGCTCTCCGACTTCAAGGGCTATTTGCAGACCGACGACTATCACGTTTACCATCGCCACAAGGCTCGCGACGGTGTGACCGGTGTGGCGTGCATGGCCCATGCACGGCGAAAGTTCGAACAGGCTCTGACGACCGACCGTGACCGCGCCAGTATGGCGATGACCTTCATTCAGCAGATCTATGCCGTCGAGCGCGAAGCGCGCGACGGTGGACTCTCGTATGCGGCTCGCAAGGAACTGCGCCTTGAGAAGGCCTTGCCACTACTCAATGCGTTAGGAGCGTGGCTCGCACGCGAAGTACAGAAGACCCTGCCGAAGTCTCCCATTGGCAACGCCATTCGCTATGCCATGCGCTTGTGGGACGACCTGCTGGCCTATCTCTACGATGGACAGCTCGAGATCGACAACAACCTCATGGAGAATGCCATCCGGCCCATCGCCCTTGGCCGCAAGAACTGGCTCTTCGCCGGATCACACGATGCTGCCGAGAACATTGCCATGTACCGGTCGTTCTTTGCAACGTGCGTCCTGAACAACATCGATCCGCACAAATGGCTGCGCTACGTCCTCGACCACATCAACACCACCGCGCCAGCACAGTACCATTCTTTGCTGCCGAACTTCATCGATCCTGAGCTGGTTCGATAG
- a CDS encoding T9SS type A sorting domain-containing protein produces the protein MKNRSLLFFTLCCAAILLGLNSEVRAQSYVEIPGFPGGQRSGSYHYLYEGYPGLYQSIYGIYSLYDYYNRGYDEFIILAADMKRAGLCAGPLAGLGMQFTSVPQEISGSMRIFVKSIGSNYLGQYNGSIQGGYPYYYLYCIQKVGGVIQPQTGAVEVMNTNSWSIPMVAEGDTTWVDYEFNTGNDFIWDGTSNISVGLLNCRPTNFTLNGQFNIFTITEINPPASGPTYYSYSPWFQAFNYYTNNPTDCNYLEYSYTWPYMYWYNYDQNFNYTYGYSWFRPLVRLAIKSGVTQSFPDEVDPRRILRAGDVYKGQDRNHPKPSLTFYEQPSQLFTVTYKIVGPLPSTNAVYTATWGGNSSYTFTGTSSGEKQITMTGATGLYANADGSLNLTNATGGSYLVEATVNSGACGKQTWYKNFIVAFQNDVAMSQIRSPQPVPKKNPLNVTTPLSCQIQNVGLDDVTEVDLTVVIRTYPGGQKVYEGSTTWEGVLETGARASVDFTGAPFVPTAVGRYSAEYCATLKNAYDLQTGNDCLPLAGQNHIFEVNYNQEGAADAITIPASGKEYYANRPFQPTGQIRNNGILDGSNWPVLMEIFRLPGMQKVYSEQIVLQSVDATAPQNFATAVFPLFTPDQGGSYRACMTLKTNDPEPANDQVCYTFTVLGNMEGKYTIGLLNVGKSNNYATIDQAVSDLYRRGVSGPVTFELTDASYTLSATGNTGGVALDLTGYISGMSGTNTVTFQPSLERSLTRGSIEITLNSTNGIGVLFGQNLMPTNQQALGREFPTVRAYSNSAGNFIFDGGSQKSIRVTLKASTEFRAPFYLGDGSQSIKLRNMIIGNAAGTSPSYANSLPRVLFTNGQFTFEADQRSVGGVSHTYSGGIVDRNKVPVGITGNNSERLDTTAGSGNEYSGNEISGFGYGIVSLGIGTLLKGGVNEFRPYYSTGTQINHNVIYDVGRAGIAAGYQDKLQVKGNRIYGVGSSSEVAGKDGAAVQGAPAADDAMGILLGGVNQYNVQNAVVSGNEISGIRGTYMSRGIVIEQVRNAYQSVSASGGMYYAPSSAERTLVTGNTVWGLSRGSTMGNLGGIHLLTGRNGASLETPASADYFTRGDTVANNTVVMTDDKVQSTSSMIAGIAIQHGNGTVVVNNAIAMLGSSTASKSVHAGLLYQGTMFRNQKVNTWYLGSGAPAALVSNYNAYYTPQSSVAYMMEISAGSEVVWEGTPDEFLTMDQWRNWTGQDISSVTGNFVSEFEYQGVAPAQKLRVKITPQPPIGSVLNDRGIRLSSVKTDIDGQTRGAAGLGYDIGADEFDGRSYVSDLESIDILSPKSYKASSGITSDAEYIMTAAPVDVSARIRNNGGLPRTGADIRVRIWLESPVSNNNNLSVPQWNANPVVDRTYKLDLNSGASADITFGIQGFTPQTYQQLPTYAVPGRFSAMSLNVTPRYRVEVTTPNDQNNANNSVSKVLRFFIKRSLTSIIVSGRNVGTVLDANSTSNEVAARLNSDSLLKGLNDLGFYNNPAGMMFSYDVMDRSAWEPRAVDYTIYRTLFWSHDQNGFSISERNDLRNFVAAGTSRDKKNLAVGSQEPTRKHIGNSIAADENFVHTVLRAAHQAPGTPLTPNYDGKKIVGRGIARNTEETISKTSYAGDASPQPALVKLYSDGTTPGIALASYSYKKGDRSTTDSIAGSATASLTSNRVFLGVDWRHYGRTGAFTGVERVLRGVIDFFETNGGTVVPVELLSFDARGRGSDADVFWSTASEQNADHFAVERRRADDVTAGDAAAWSTVATVAAAGSSTERRDYSIVDRDLSSGLYQYRLVSADRDGSQSRSGIVEVLIGSDGTLLSIESVQPNPVRTTAVVTLQLADAGTADIAVVDMQGKTVARLYSGTLPQGISTVDLSAAPLASGTYTVVATVNGQTVTTTISIVK, from the coding sequence ATGAAGAACAGGTCATTACTCTTTTTTACGCTGTGCTGTGCAGCAATACTGCTTGGCCTTAATAGTGAGGTGAGGGCGCAGAGTTATGTAGAGATACCGGGCTTCCCGGGTGGACAGAGATCGGGTAGCTACCATTACCTCTACGAAGGGTATCCCGGTTTGTATCAGTCTATTTACGGGATATACAGTCTGTACGATTACTACAATCGCGGTTATGATGAATTTATCATTTTGGCTGCAGATATGAAAAGGGCCGGACTGTGCGCCGGACCGCTTGCCGGCTTGGGGATGCAGTTTACCAGTGTACCACAAGAAATCAGCGGCTCAATGCGGATTTTCGTGAAGTCAATTGGTTCAAATTATCTGGGTCAGTACAACGGCTCCATTCAAGGAGGCTATCCATATTACTACCTTTACTGCATTCAGAAGGTGGGCGGTGTTATTCAGCCACAAACCGGCGCTGTAGAGGTAATGAATACAAACAGTTGGTCTATTCCGATGGTAGCTGAGGGTGACACGACCTGGGTGGATTATGAGTTTAACACAGGTAATGATTTTATCTGGGACGGGACAAGCAACATCTCGGTTGGACTTCTTAACTGCCGACCAACGAATTTTACTCTGAACGGGCAGTTCAATATCTTTACGATCACTGAAATCAACCCTCCAGCATCAGGCCCGACGTACTATTCGTATTCTCCCTGGTTCCAGGCATTTAACTACTACACCAATAATCCGACAGATTGTAATTATCTAGAATACAGCTATACATGGCCATATATGTACTGGTACAATTATGACCAGAACTTTAACTACACCTATGGGTATTCTTGGTTCCGACCGCTGGTGCGTCTTGCCATTAAATCAGGCGTAACCCAGTCGTTCCCTGATGAGGTTGATCCGCGCCGTATTCTGCGTGCCGGTGATGTGTACAAGGGACAGGACAGAAACCATCCGAAGCCGTCACTCACGTTTTATGAGCAACCCAGTCAGCTGTTTACCGTTACCTATAAAATTGTTGGACCACTCCCCAGCACGAATGCGGTGTACACCGCTACGTGGGGTGGAAATTCATCGTACACGTTCACGGGCACAAGCTCGGGTGAGAAGCAGATCACGATGACGGGTGCCACGGGTTTGTACGCTAATGCCGACGGTTCTTTGAACCTCACCAACGCCACCGGTGGCAGCTATCTGGTAGAGGCTACCGTTAACTCAGGTGCTTGTGGTAAACAAACCTGGTACAAAAACTTTATCGTAGCGTTCCAGAATGACGTTGCGATGTCGCAGATCCGCTCGCCGCAGCCAGTACCAAAGAAGAACCCGCTGAACGTGACCACACCGCTGTCGTGTCAGATTCAGAACGTTGGTCTTGATGACGTGACCGAGGTGGACCTGACGGTTGTTATCCGTACCTATCCCGGTGGCCAGAAGGTCTATGAAGGCAGCACCACCTGGGAAGGAGTGCTTGAAACCGGAGCACGCGCCAGTGTGGACTTCACGGGGGCCCCGTTTGTGCCGACGGCTGTGGGACGCTATAGTGCCGAGTACTGTGCCACTCTTAAGAATGCGTACGATCTTCAGACCGGCAACGACTGTCTGCCACTTGCCGGTCAGAACCACATCTTTGAAGTAAACTACAACCAGGAGGGCGCTGCCGACGCTATTACGATACCGGCCTCCGGCAAGGAATACTACGCCAACCGTCCGTTCCAGCCAACTGGCCAGATTCGCAACAACGGTATTCTTGACGGCTCGAACTGGCCGGTGCTGATGGAGATTTTCCGTCTGCCGGGCATGCAGAAAGTGTACAGCGAGCAGATTGTCCTACAGTCGGTTGACGCTACGGCACCGCAGAACTTTGCCACGGCGGTATTTCCGCTGTTCACGCCCGACCAGGGTGGCAGCTACCGTGCCTGTATGACGCTGAAGACCAACGACCCGGAGCCTGCAAATGACCAGGTGTGCTACACCTTTACGGTTCTGGGCAACATGGAGGGCAAGTACACCATTGGCCTGCTGAATGTTGGCAAATCAAACAACTATGCAACCATCGACCAGGCTGTCAGTGACCTGTACCGCCGCGGCGTGTCGGGTCCTGTTACCTTCGAGCTTACCGACGCCAGCTATACGCTGAGTGCTACCGGCAATACCGGTGGTGTAGCTCTTGACCTGACGGGCTACATCTCTGGCATGAGCGGCACCAACACGGTCACGTTCCAGCCATCGCTGGAGCGGAGCCTGACGCGCGGTTCGATAGAGATCACGCTGAACTCCACCAACGGCATTGGCGTTCTGTTTGGTCAGAACCTGATGCCCACCAACCAGCAGGCGCTGGGGCGTGAGTTCCCAACGGTGCGCGCCTACTCGAACTCAGCGGGCAACTTCATCTTTGACGGCGGCTCGCAGAAGTCCATCCGCGTAACGTTAAAGGCTTCTACCGAGTTCCGTGCTCCGTTCTATCTGGGTGACGGCTCGCAGTCCATCAAGCTCCGCAACATGATCATCGGCAATGCTGCAGGCACCTCGCCGAGCTATGCCAACTCACTGCCGCGGGTGTTGTTTACCAACGGACAGTTCACCTTTGAAGCCGACCAGCGTTCTGTTGGCGGCGTTAGCCACACCTACTCGGGTGGTATCGTTGACCGTAACAAGGTACCGGTGGGTATCACGGGCAACAACTCTGAGCGTCTGGACACCACAGCCGGCAGCGGCAACGAATACAGCGGCAACGAGATCAGCGGCTTTGGCTACGGTATCGTCTCCTTAGGTATCGGCACGCTGCTCAAGGGCGGTGTCAACGAGTTTCGTCCGTACTACAGCACGGGCACCCAAATCAACCACAACGTGATCTATGATGTTGGCCGTGCCGGTATTGCCGCGGGCTATCAGGACAAGCTGCAGGTTAAGGGCAACCGCATCTACGGTGTGGGCAGCAGCTCTGAGGTTGCTGGCAAGGATGGCGCTGCGGTGCAGGGAGCCCCAGCCGCCGACGATGCCATGGGTATCCTCCTTGGCGGTGTTAACCAGTACAACGTGCAGAACGCCGTGGTCTCGGGCAACGAGATCAGCGGCATCCGTGGCACCTACATGAGCCGCGGCATCGTCATCGAGCAGGTGCGCAACGCCTACCAGTCGGTGTCGGCCTCCGGCGGGATGTACTACGCACCGTCGTCGGCCGAGCGTACGCTGGTGACGGGCAACACGGTCTGGGGTCTGTCACGGGGCAGCACCATGGGCAACCTTGGCGGCATCCACCTTCTGACGGGTCGCAACGGTGCCTCGCTGGAGACGCCGGCTTCTGCCGACTACTTCACGCGTGGAGACACGGTGGCCAACAACACGGTGGTGATGACCGATGACAAGGTGCAGAGCACCAGCAGCATGATTGCCGGCATTGCCATTCAGCACGGTAACGGTACCGTCGTGGTCAACAACGCCATCGCCATGCTGGGCTCCTCCACTGCCAGCAAGAGTGTCCATGCGGGTTTACTCTACCAGGGCACGATGTTCCGCAACCAGAAGGTTAACACATGGTATCTGGGCAGCGGCGCCCCTGCGGCCCTGGTGTCGAACTACAACGCCTACTATACGCCGCAGAGCTCGGTAGCCTACATGATGGAGATCAGCGCCGGCAGCGAAGTTGTCTGGGAAGGCACGCCGGACGAGTTTCTGACCATGGACCAGTGGCGTAACTGGACGGGTCAGGACATCAGCAGCGTTACGGGCAACTTTGTCAGTGAATTTGAATATCAGGGAGTCGCCCCGGCACAGAAACTGCGCGTGAAGATCACGCCGCAGCCGCCAATCGGCTCTGTTCTTAACGACCGCGGCATCCGCCTGTCATCGGTGAAGACCGACATTGACGGACAGACGCGCGGCGCCGCCGGCCTGGGCTACGACATAGGTGCCGATGAGTTTGACGGCCGGAGCTACGTCAGCGACCTTGAGAGCATCGACATTCTGAGTCCGAAGTCGTACAAGGCCAGCAGCGGCATCACCAGCGATGCCGAGTACATCATGACGGCCGCCCCTGTTGACGTCTCGGCACGCATCCGCAACAACGGCGGACTGCCGCGTACGGGTGCCGACATCCGTGTGCGCATCTGGCTGGAGAGCCCTGTGAGCAACAACAACAACCTGTCGGTGCCGCAGTGGAATGCCAATCCTGTTGTGGACCGTACCTACAAGCTGGATCTTAACAGCGGTGCCAGTGCCGACATTACCTTTGGCATCCAGGGCTTTACGCCGCAGACCTACCAGCAGTTGCCGACCTATGCTGTTCCGGGCCGTTTCAGTGCCATGAGCCTGAACGTAACGCCGCGCTACCGTGTAGAGGTTACCACGCCGAATGATCAGAACAATGCCAACAACAGCGTCAGCAAGGTGCTGCGCTTCTTCATCAAGCGTTCGCTTACCAGCATCATCGTCTCTGGCCGCAACGTCGGCACCGTCCTTGATGCCAACTCGACGTCCAACGAAGTTGCCGCCCGCCTTAACAGCGACAGTCTGCTGAAGGGCTTAAACGACCTTGGCTTCTACAACAACCCTGCGGGCATGATGTTCAGCTACGACGTTATGGACCGCTCGGCCTGGGAGCCGCGCGCCGTGGACTACACGATTTACCGCACGCTATTCTGGTCCCACGATCAGAACGGCTTCAGCATCAGCGAGCGTAACGACCTGCGCAACTTTGTAGCAGCCGGCACCTCGCGTGACAAGAAGAACCTGGCCGTAGGCAGTCAGGAGCCCACGCGGAAGCACATCGGCAACAGCATTGCCGCAGACGAGAACTTCGTGCACACGGTGCTGCGCGCCGCCCATCAGGCGCCGGGCACACCGCTGACGCCGAACTATGACGGCAAGAAGATCGTTGGTCGTGGCATCGCCCGCAACACCGAGGAGACCATCAGCAAGACGAGCTATGCCGGTGACGCCTCGCCGCAGCCGGCGCTTGTGAAGCTCTACTCTGACGGCACCACACCGGGCATAGCCCTGGCCTCGTACAGCTACAAAAAAGGTGACCGCAGCACCACCGACTCGATTGCCGGCAGTGCCACCGCCTCGCTGACCTCCAACAGAGTGTTCCTGGGCGTGGACTGGCGTCACTACGGTCGCACGGGTGCCTTCACGGGTGTGGAGCGTGTGCTTCGCGGCGTGATTGACTTCTTTGAAACCAACGGCGGCACGGTAGTGCCTGTGGAACTGCTGAGCTTTGACGCCCGTGGCCGCGGCAGCGATGCCGACGTGTTCTGGTCCACGGCCAGTGAGCAGAATGCCGACCACTTTGCCGTCGAGCGCCGTCGTGCCGACGATGTTACCGCCGGTGACGCCGCCGCCTGGAGCACGGTTGCCACCGTTGCCGCCGCCGGCAGCAGCACCGAGCGTCGTGACTACAGCATTGTGGACCGTGACCTCAGCAGTGGCCTCTACCAGTACCGCCTTGTGAGCGCCGACCGTGACGGCTCGCAGTCGCGCAGCGGCATCGTGGAAGTGCTTATAGGCTCTGACGGCACGCTGCTGAGCATCGAGAGCGTGCAGCCCAACCCCGTGCGGACCACCGCCGTGGTCACGCTGCAGCTTGCCGACGCCGGCACCGCCGACATCGCCGTGGTTGACATGCAGGGCAAGACCGTTGCCAGGCTCTACAGCGGCACCCTGCCGCAGGGCATCAGCACGGTGGACCTCTCGGCAGCACCGCTGGCCAGCGGCACCTACACCGTAGTAGCCACCGTTAACGGTCAGACTGTCACAACCACCATCAGCATCGTTAAGTAA
- the murQ gene encoding N-acetylmuramic acid 6-phosphate etherase, whose amino-acid sequence MDLVQQLEVLTTEAVNPRTADIDLLDARQIVELLNAEDAGVATAVQAVLEPVAIAATMLAQTIMDGKRMVYVGAGTSGRLGILDASEIPPTYGADPGLITGIIAGGYQAILKAVEGAEDDRMEGGFAVSALRESDERDVGMIVGMSASGRTPFVLGALEYGARNGMFTVLVSTNNPDWLRAQAPFVNLLICPQVGPEPIAGSTRMKSGTAQKMIVNMITTSAMVMLGKTYGNVMIDLKPTNQKLQARMIRIVSMLGNCSVHEAQTLLEAASWNTKTAIVAAYCRCTVAEAEVKLRRENGRVRSVVTHFNEET is encoded by the coding sequence ATGGATTTAGTTCAGCAGTTAGAAGTTCTTACCACCGAGGCGGTTAACCCGCGAACGGCAGATATTGACCTTCTGGATGCCCGGCAGATTGTTGAGCTCCTGAATGCGGAAGATGCTGGAGTAGCCACAGCAGTTCAGGCTGTACTCGAGCCGGTAGCAATAGCTGCTACAATGCTGGCACAAACCATCATGGATGGTAAACGTATGGTGTACGTGGGAGCAGGGACCAGCGGACGTCTGGGCATTCTGGATGCGTCGGAAATCCCACCCACGTATGGCGCCGACCCCGGCCTCATTACGGGTATCATTGCCGGCGGATATCAGGCGATTTTGAAGGCCGTTGAGGGGGCAGAAGATGATAGGATGGAAGGGGGCTTTGCCGTTAGTGCTCTCCGCGAATCGGATGAGCGTGATGTTGGTATGATTGTGGGCATGTCAGCTTCCGGGCGCACTCCGTTTGTGCTGGGAGCACTGGAATACGGTGCCCGAAACGGAATGTTCACGGTGCTCGTAAGCACAAATAACCCTGACTGGCTACGTGCCCAAGCCCCCTTCGTGAATCTGCTGATATGTCCGCAGGTTGGCCCGGAACCCATTGCAGGATCAACACGCATGAAAAGCGGTACAGCACAGAAAATGATTGTTAACATGATAACTACGTCGGCAATGGTGATGCTGGGTAAAACGTACGGCAACGTAATGATTGACCTTAAGCCAACAAATCAGAAGCTGCAGGCCAGGATGATAAGAATTGTTAGTATGCTCGGTAACTGTTCGGTTCACGAGGCTCAGACTCTTCTTGAGGCCGCATCATGGAATACAAAAACAGCGATTGTTGCGGCTTACTGCAGGTGCACGGTTGCCGAAGCAGAGGTAAAACTACGCCGTGAAAACGGCAGAGTACGGTCGGTTGTTACGCATTTCAATGAAGAAACCTGA
- the rpsT gene encoding 30S ribosomal protein S20: protein MAHHKSALKRIRSSRRRKLYNRLNKKMMREAVKAVRLATDFTVAQGALKSAFSILDRATARGVIKKNTAANRKSSLAHHVKKLEAAH from the coding sequence ATGGCTCATCATAAATCTGCGCTAAAGCGCATTCGGTCGTCCAGAAGACGCAAACTGTACAACCGTCTGAACAAGAAAATGATGCGTGAAGCTGTTAAGGCTGTACGCTTAGCTACTGATTTTACGGTTGCCCAGGGTGCATTAAAGTCGGCATTCAGTATTCTGGACCGTGCTACAGCTCGGGGTGTTATCAAGAAAAACACAGCAGCTAACCGGAAGAGCAGTCTGGCGCATCACGTAAAGAAACTCGAAGCAGCACATTAA
- a CDS encoding tyrosine-type recombinase/integrase, with the protein MRLSFYLDKPHAARTALMLNVALRGKRLRFSTGISIEPKHWNRERQQPRTTDPHVNFNARRLRSIEQFVVELYHAQPTGRHQSIDVVTFREAVESFLNPQRRQFGSHGFEADFEQFIQTYTLRSSSGLVTMKRPGARSIQTYRLTLDSVQTWAKTRRRRLEYDRIDLDFYVDYTQWLSATRNLTDASVSNYIKVIKTFMKWARQQGYHNTTAYESFYRDKRNGDSIALSIDEIRTIRDLDLTDNPRLARVRDHFLLQVYTGMRYGDLCRLEPRHFDEGAGIIRFVTQKTDTKCIIPITRPLATLLERYPSRLFEFASDVKQNQYLKELGKLAGFNQTVTVSSYRSGQRVEEVKAKHELLTTHVARRSFASTSIRFGVPESVIGMVTGHSAKGMLQQHYIRLDEDAIRDIVTKAWDQL; encoded by the coding sequence ATGCGCCTTTCTTTCTATCTGGATAAGCCTCATGCCGCACGCACAGCGCTCATGCTGAACGTTGCTCTTCGAGGAAAACGCCTGCGCTTCAGCACCGGCATTTCCATTGAACCCAAACATTGGAATAGGGAGCGACAACAACCTCGAACTACCGACCCTCATGTCAACTTCAACGCTCGACGATTACGCTCGATCGAGCAGTTCGTCGTTGAGCTGTACCATGCACAACCAACTGGCAGACATCAGTCAATTGACGTCGTAACGTTCCGCGAAGCAGTTGAGAGTTTCCTCAATCCACAACGCCGTCAATTCGGTTCACACGGTTTCGAAGCGGACTTTGAGCAGTTCATTCAGACATACACGCTACGGAGCAGCTCTGGACTAGTAACGATGAAGCGCCCCGGTGCGCGGTCCATCCAAACGTATCGCCTTACGTTGGATTCGGTTCAAACATGGGCCAAAACTCGCCGTCGGCGTCTCGAATACGATCGCATCGACCTGGACTTCTACGTCGACTACACGCAATGGCTGAGTGCAACGCGTAATCTCACCGACGCATCCGTATCAAACTACATCAAGGTCATCAAGACCTTTATGAAGTGGGCACGTCAACAAGGTTATCACAACACCACGGCTTACGAGAGCTTCTATCGCGACAAACGCAACGGCGACTCCATTGCTTTGAGCATTGACGAGATCCGCACGATCCGTGATCTCGATCTCACTGACAACCCACGCCTCGCACGTGTCCGCGATCACTTCTTACTTCAGGTCTACACCGGCATGCGCTATGGCGACCTGTGTCGTTTAGAACCCCGCCACTTTGATGAGGGGGCGGGCATCATTCGATTCGTCACGCAAAAGACCGATACCAAATGCATCATTCCGATCACCCGTCCGCTCGCTACGTTGTTGGAACGATATCCGTCGCGCTTGTTTGAGTTTGCATCCGATGTCAAGCAGAACCAGTACCTCAAGGAACTAGGCAAACTGGCAGGTTTCAACCAGACGGTGACCGTGTCATCCTATCGGAGTGGTCAACGTGTCGAAGAGGTCAAAGCAAAACACGAACTCCTCACCACTCACGTTGCACGGCGCAGCTTCGCTTCAACGTCGATCCGTTTTGGTGTTCCGGAATCCGTGATCGGCATGGTCACCGGACACTCGGCCAAGGGCATGCTGCAACAACACTACATTCGTCTTGATGAAGACGCCATTCGCGACATCGTCACCAAAGCATGGGATCAATTGTGA
- the tnpB gene encoding IS66 family insertion sequence element accessory protein TnpB, translating to MLLPYHGRLRYWLYTAPADMRKGFDGLSGLVRDQLKQDPLAGDVFIFISRSRANIKILYWDGDGFALYCKRLERGRFDHPTSAASGRELRRDELAMLLEGVRLVEVRRKVRYRAQPQHATY from the coding sequence ATGCTGCTGCCGTATCACGGACGGCTTCGTTACTGGCTCTACACAGCACCGGCGGATATGCGCAAGGGATTCGACGGATTGAGCGGCTTGGTGCGCGATCAGTTGAAGCAAGACCCGTTGGCTGGCGATGTTTTCATCTTCATCAGTCGGTCGCGTGCCAACATCAAGATCCTCTATTGGGACGGCGATGGCTTTGCATTATACTGCAAGCGTCTTGAGCGTGGCCGTTTCGATCATCCGACGAGTGCCGCTTCGGGACGCGAGTTGCGCCGCGATGAATTGGCGATGCTGCTAGAGGGCGTACGGCTTGTAGAAGTGCGGCGCAAGGTGCGCTACCGAGCGCAGCCACAACACGCAACATACTAG
- a CDS encoding DedA family protein translates to MEFIASIIDLFIHLDQHLLQLSAQYGAYLYLLLFLVIFAETGLVIAPYLPGDSLLFAAGALCSLGAMDVWLLLVLLCIAAIAGDSVNYTIGSRFGQKLFTSKTSKLFNQEHLNKAHVFYEKYGGKTIILARFVPIVRTFAPFVAGIGTMSYRHFFLYNVVGGFVWVSLFLLAGYWFGNHPFIKKHFGMVLVGVVLISIIPIITELISARRQKPKKT, encoded by the coding sequence ATGGAATTTATTGCATCGATCATTGATCTTTTTATTCACCTTGACCAGCACTTACTTCAGCTGTCTGCACAATATGGAGCATACCTGTACCTGCTGCTATTCCTGGTGATTTTTGCTGAAACGGGACTGGTTATTGCGCCATATCTGCCGGGTGATTCATTGTTGTTCGCTGCTGGCGCTCTTTGCTCGCTTGGTGCAATGGACGTATGGCTCCTTCTTGTTCTTCTCTGTATTGCTGCTATCGCCGGTGATAGTGTTAATTACACTATCGGATCACGATTCGGCCAGAAACTGTTTACCTCAAAAACATCTAAACTGTTTAATCAAGAGCATCTGAATAAGGCGCATGTGTTTTACGAAAAATATGGCGGCAAGACTATTATCCTTGCGCGTTTTGTTCCTATTGTTCGAACCTTCGCACCGTTTGTTGCAGGTATTGGCACAATGTCATACCGACATTTTTTCCTATACAACGTTGTTGGCGGCTTCGTGTGGGTTTCCCTGTTCTTATTAGCCGGATACTGGTTCGGCAATCACCCGTTCATAAAAAAACACTTCGGCATGGTTCTCGTTGGCGTGGTACTTATCAGCATAATTCCTATCATCACAGAACTGATTTCAGCGCGCAGACAAAAACCTAAAAAGACATAA